Within Chitinivibrionales bacterium, the genomic segment ATTTCGAGCAGGTCGCGGCTGTCAAGCCCAAGGATAGGCCTGCCGTCGGAGCGGATGTTGCCGATGGCCTCGAGCTTTAAGGTCAGCTTTTCCAGCGTTGAATAATCGGGCACAAAAACGACATTGTGTACCTTGCGGACTTTGCCGTCCCTTTTGTAAATATTTGAAATTTCCGTTGAAAGAATGAACCGCACGTCGCCTTTGCATGACGGCGGAAGGTCTTTTTCGATCACTTTGCAAAACTCCGGCTTCAGCCTGAACAGCCCATTACCGCACGGAGCAAGCTTTGTTTTAATTTCTTCGTACCATTTCGGGTGCACGCAGTCGCCCGTGGCCACCACCTGAATGCCCTTGAGCTGCGCCCACAGCCACAGATGTTCAAAGTCCAATTGGCTGCTTGTCGCGCGGGAATATTTGGAGTGGATGTGGAGGTCGGCGTAGTATTTCATGGCAAAAGAAAAATAAATAATAAATTTAAAGGCGGGGGAAGTATCCCCCTCGCTTCAGCCCGTCCGCGCACCTTGATAATTTTAAGGATTTCAAGTAAATAAAATTATTCCCAAGATCGTAGTCCTATCGGTTTTAAAATCAGTGAGGCGATTGAAAATAAAAATTTAAAACGTATCATTCTGTTTCTCCCCCGGGCGGCCTGCGGACGCGATAGAACCTTCAAGAAAGGGATCGCTTCGCCGGCCGCCTCCCCCTTTTTATAGCACTCTAATCTTCTTCTCTGCGTCTGTGCGTTGGATTTTATTTTTTTCTCTGTGCTCTCTGTGTCTCTGTGGTGATTTTTTTTATCCGTCTCTTTTTACCGTTTCCGGCGAAAACGCCGGCGTACACACCGCGATGTATTCAGCGCCTTCGGCGCCGGGCGTGGAATACTGGACCCATTCTCCTGCGTGGGCAATCACGGCCTGACCTGCATTTACCTCAATCGTTCCGGTCTTGTGTTTCACGTGAACCCTGCCTTTGAGTACCACCGTGTATTCATCGAACGCAGGCGTCTGGCCCGGCTCGACCCATCCCTGCGGGCTTTTCATCCTCGCAACACTTACACCGGTCGTGTTTGAATTGATGCGGCCGATGAACTCCTCGATTTTCTTGGGTTTGTTGCCGGCGGCAGAAACAATGGTTGGTTTTTCGATGAGGCGGGGCATGGTTTTTCTCCTTTTTGATAATATAAAATATCCAGGTGGGGAAAGCATCCCCCTCGCTCGAGCCCCCTCCTGGGTGCAGCCGGGCACCAGCCGTGGCAGCCCGAGCCGAAGGCGAGACCGGAGCGAGGGCCGACCCCTTCGCGCAGGGGAACGCCCGGATTTTTATTCATATTTAAAATTTTCTTTTTAATAACTAATAGCCCTAACTATTTTTTACCCCGATGAAGCAGATCGAACTCCTCATGGATGCGACTGCCTTGGACCGGGCCCTCACCCGGATTTCCCACCAGATATTGGAAAAAAACCAGAACCTCAAGAAATTCGGCATCGTGGGCATGCAGACGCGCGGCGTGTACCTGGCCCAGCGCATCGCGGCGAAGATCAACGAGCTCGAGAAGACCAAATTCACCGCGGGCGTGCTCGACATCACCATGTACCGCGACGACTACCGCAGGGCGCTCAAACAGCCCAAGGTGAAGGTCACCAACATTCCGTTCGACATCAGCGGAATCGACATGATCCTGGTGGACGACGTGCTTTACACCGGGAGAACCGTTCGCGCCGCGCTCGACGCGCTCAACGACTTCGGCAGGCCCAAG encodes:
- the pyrR gene encoding bifunctional pyr operon transcriptional regulator/uracil phosphoribosyltransferase PyrR, with the protein product MKQIELLMDATALDRALTRISHQILEKNQNLKKFGIVGMQTRGVYLAQRIAAKINELEKTKFTAGVLDITMYRDDYRRALKQPKVKVTNIPFDISGIDMILVDDVLYTGRTVRAALDALNDFGRPKSIQLAVLIDRDYREMPIRADYVGMTVTTRKNQEVALKVKEVDGEDSLWLMELEKGD